In one Umezawaea sp. Da 62-37 genomic region, the following are encoded:
- a CDS encoding HAMP domain-containing sensor histidine kinase, producing the protein MRTSLAGRITALTVVVAGIAVLVAGFVSVRLVITTARDVTRATLVNQADVVSDQIGETPRGRVVEVLQGQGISVVRIGAGGALRGDASAVQAVRDADRRSGVTGQWIVEVRDRFALVQRADYAGATTRKLIRNIALALAFGLVLAAVTGGLLGNLLSRPLRRTAGVAMAMSSGRRDLRAPEHGPVEVSDVAVAVNGLADALQHSESRQRDFLLSVSHELRTPLTAVIGFSESLADGVVTGPDVVEVGRTIHEESQRLDRLVADLLDLARLGADDFRLDVADVDLVPVVRSAADVWHARCAAKGVVFTLEMPVHPVVVRTDARRIRQVLDGLLENAVRVTPAGRPVVLSLGTVLQVRDGGPGLSDEDYRIAFDRGALHAKYELSRPVGTGIGLALVHGLVTRLGGRITAGPAPEGGACFTVALTPGV; encoded by the coding sequence GTGAGGACGAGCCTGGCGGGGCGGATCACCGCGCTGACCGTCGTGGTCGCCGGGATCGCGGTGCTGGTGGCCGGGTTCGTGTCGGTGCGGTTGGTGATCACCACGGCGCGCGACGTCACGCGGGCCACGCTGGTGAACCAGGCCGACGTGGTGAGCGACCAGATCGGCGAGACCCCGAGGGGTCGTGTCGTGGAGGTCCTCCAGGGGCAGGGCATCTCGGTCGTGCGGATCGGCGCGGGCGGAGCCCTGCGCGGTGACGCCAGCGCCGTGCAGGCGGTCCGCGACGCCGATCGCCGCAGCGGTGTCACCGGCCAGTGGATCGTGGAGGTGCGGGACAGGTTCGCGCTGGTGCAGAGGGCGGACTACGCGGGCGCGACGACCCGCAAGCTGATCCGCAACATCGCGCTGGCGCTGGCGTTCGGGCTGGTGCTGGCCGCCGTCACGGGCGGACTGCTCGGCAACCTGCTGTCCAGACCGCTGCGCCGGACGGCCGGGGTCGCCATGGCCATGAGTTCCGGCAGGCGCGACCTGCGGGCGCCGGAGCACGGGCCGGTCGAGGTGTCCGACGTGGCCGTTGCGGTGAACGGGCTCGCGGACGCCCTCCAGCACAGCGAGTCGCGCCAGCGGGACTTCCTGCTGTCGGTGTCGCACGAGCTGCGGACACCGCTGACGGCCGTGATCGGGTTCTCCGAGTCGCTGGCCGACGGGGTCGTGACGGGCCCGGACGTGGTGGAGGTCGGCCGCACCATCCACGAGGAGTCGCAGCGCCTCGACCGCCTGGTCGCCGACCTGCTCGACCTGGCGCGCCTGGGCGCGGACGACTTCCGGCTGGACGTGGCCGACGTCGACCTGGTGCCGGTGGTGCGGTCGGCCGCGGACGTGTGGCACGCCCGGTGCGCGGCCAAGGGAGTGGTGTTCACGCTGGAGATGCCCGTCCACCCGGTGGTCGTGCGGACCGACGCCCGGCGGATCCGGCAGGTGCTGGACGGGCTGCTGGAGAACGCGGTGCGGGTGACGCCCGCGGGCCGCCCGGTGGTGCTGTCGCTCGGGACGGTGCTCCAGGTGCGCGACGGCGGGCCGGGGCTGTCGGACGAGGACTACCGGATCGCGTTCGACCGAGGGGCCCTGCACGCGAAGTACGAGTTGTCCAGGCCCGTGGGCACCGGTATCGGACTTGCGCTGGTGCACGGGTTGGTGACGCGTTTGGGTGGCAGGATCACCGCGGGGCCCGCCCCGGAGGGCGGGGCGTGCTTCACCGTGGCGCTGACACCGGGGGTGTGA
- a CDS encoding cupin has protein sequence MTLLTVWPDSDQATVLLRTTSPDEVAVELKRLGVRYENWPVVEGISTTPSSEEVLNAYRAQVDRIIDTEGYILVDAMHMTPSNDPDWQTKAAEVRQKFLAEHTHDDDEDRFFARGSGVFYLHVDNRVYGILCEAGDLLSVPANTTHWFDMGTSPDYVSIRFFHDDDGWVANFTGNDIAKNFPTFDELVAGRQK, from the coding sequence ACCTCGCCCGACGAGGTAGCCGTGGAACTGAAACGACTCGGCGTCCGCTACGAGAACTGGCCGGTCGTCGAAGGCATCTCCACCACCCCCTCGTCCGAGGAGGTGCTCAACGCCTACCGCGCCCAGGTCGACCGCATCATCGACACCGAGGGCTACATCCTCGTCGACGCCATGCACATGACCCCGTCGAACGATCCCGACTGGCAGACCAAGGCAGCCGAGGTCCGGCAGAAGTTCCTCGCCGAACACACCCACGACGACGACGAGGACCGCTTCTTCGCCCGCGGCTCCGGCGTCTTCTACCTCCACGTCGACAACCGCGTCTACGGAATCCTCTGCGAGGCAGGCGACCTCCTCAGCGTCCCCGCCAACACCACCCACTGGTTCGACATGGGCACCTCACCGGACTACGTCTCGATCCGCTTCTTCCACGACGACGACGGCTGGGTCGCCAACTTCACCGGCAACGACATCGCCAAGAACTTCCCCACCTTCGACGAACTGGTAGCGGGCCGCCAGAAGTAA
- a CDS encoding HD domain-containing protein: protein MPRPTDLCERYTEPHRRYHNADHVRQVVRDAALLAGDECERDRALVALAALAHDVVYDGKPGDDERRSAEWARDQLMATGVADQDVGRVEDLVLATLTHEAAPGDRLAAVLLDADLAILGSDGAGYERYRAAVRSEYGHVPDGAWRVGRAAVLRSLLGRGSLYLTDGGRERWAVAARRNLSGELEGL from the coding sequence GTGCCCAGACCTACCGATCTTTGCGAGCGGTACACCGAGCCGCATCGCCGCTACCACAACGCCGACCACGTGCGGCAGGTCGTGCGGGACGCCGCTCTGCTGGCCGGCGACGAGTGCGAACGGGATCGGGCGCTGGTCGCGCTGGCGGCGTTGGCGCACGACGTGGTGTACGACGGGAAGCCGGGGGACGACGAGCGGCGCAGCGCGGAGTGGGCTCGGGACCAGCTGATGGCCACGGGGGTGGCGGACCAGGACGTCGGGCGGGTCGAGGACCTGGTGCTCGCGACGTTGACGCACGAGGCCGCGCCCGGTGACCGGTTGGCGGCGGTGCTGCTGGACGCCGATTTGGCGATCCTGGGGTCGGATGGGGCGGGGTACGAGCGGTATCGGGCCGCGGTGAGGTCGGAGTACGGGCATGTGCCGGATGGGGCTTGGCGGGTGGGGAGGGCGGCGGTGTTGCGGTCGTTGTTGGGGAGGGGGTCGTTGTACTTGACGGATGGGGGGCGGGAGCGGTGGGCGGTGGCGGCTCGGAGGAATTTGAGTGGGGAGTTGGAGGGGTTGTAG